A portion of the Glycine max cultivar Williams 82 chromosome 10, Glycine_max_v4.0, whole genome shotgun sequence genome contains these proteins:
- the LOC100804309 gene encoding pentatricopeptide repeat-containing protein At1g25360 — protein MDIWTMGNRYLAQLSHTSFARAVHAHILTSGFKPFPLIINRLIDHYCKSFNIPYARYLFDKIPKPDIVAATTMLSAYSAAGNIKLAHQLFNATPMSIRDTVSYNAMITAFSHSHDGHAALQLFVQMKRLGFVPDPFTFSSVLGALSLIADEETHCQQLHCEVFKWGALSVPSVLNALMSCYVSCASSPLVNSCVLMAAARKLFDEAPPGRRDEPAWTTIIAGYVRNDDLVAARELLEGMTDHIAVAWNAMISGYVHRGFYEEAFDLLRRMHSLGIQLDEYTYTSVISAASNAGLFNIGRQVHAYVLRTVVQPSGHFVLSVNNALITLYTRCGKLVEARRVFDKMPVKDLVSWNAILSGCVNARRIEEANSIFREMPVRSLLTWTVMISGLAQNGFGEEGLKLFNQMKLEGLEPCDYAYAGAIASCSVLGSLDNGQQLHSQIIQLGHDSSLSVGNALITMYSRCGLVEAADTVFLTMPYVDSVSWNAMIAALAQHGHGVQAIQLYEKMLKEDILPDRITFLTILSACSHAGLVKEGRHYFDTMRVCYGITPEEDHYSRLIDLLCRAGMFSEAKNVTESMPFEPGAPIWEALLAGCWIHGNMELGIQAADRLLELMPQQDGTYISLSNMYAALGQWDEVARVRKLMRERGVKKEPGCSWIEVENMVHVFLVDDAVHPEVHAVYRYLEQLVHEMRKLGYVPDTKFVLHDMESEQKEYALSTHSEKLAVVYGIMKLPLGATIRVFKNLRICGDCHNAFKYISKVVDREIIVRDRKRFHHFRNGECSCSNYW, from the coding sequence ATGGACATTTGGACAATGGGTAATCGTTACTTGGCCCAACTCTCACACACTTCCTTCGCACGTGCCGTCCACGCTCACATCCTCACCTCCGGCTTCAAGCCATTCCCTCTCATCATCAACCGCCTCATCGATCATTACTGCAAATCCTTCAACATCCCCTACGCCCGCTACCTGTTCGACAAAATTCCCAAACCAGACATCGTCGCCGCAACCACCATGCTTTCCGCCTACTCCGCTGCCGGCAACATCAAACTCGCTCACCAACTCTTCAACGCTACACCAATGTCCATTCGTGACACCGTCAGTTACAATGCCATGATCACTGCCTTTTCCCACAGCCATGATGGTCATGCTGCTCTTCAACTCTTCGTACAAATGAAAAGGCTCGGTTTTGTCCCCGACCCCTTTACCTTCTCAAGCGTTCTTGGCGCACTGTCGTTGATAGCTGATGAAGAGACGCATTGTCAGCAATTGCACTGTGAGGTTTTTAAGTGGGGTGCACTCTCTGTGCCTTCTGTTTTGAATGCTTTGATGAGTTGCTATGTTTCTTGCGCCTCTTCGCCGTTGGTGAACTCTTGTGTGTTGATGGCTGCTGCTAGGAAGCTATTTGATGAGGCACCTCCCGGTCGGAGGGATGAACCTGCTTGGACTACCATCATTGCTGGCTATGTCAGGAATGATGACCTTGTTGCAGCGCGTGAGCTTCTTGAAGGAATGACTGATCACATTGCTGTTGCATGGAATGCCATGATTTCTGGCTACGTGCACCGCGGTTTTTATGAGGAGGCATTTGACTTGTTGAGGAGAATGCATTCATTGGGAATTCAGCTGGATGAGTACACTTACACCAGTGTAATTAGTGCTGCTTCTAATGCTGGGTTGTTCAATATTGGAAGACAGGTGCATGCTTACGTTCTCAGAACAGTGGTGCAGCCTTCAGGGCATTTTGTTTTATCTGTGAATAATGCTTTGATTACTCTCTACACCAGATGTGGTAAACTAGTTGAGGCCAGGCGAGTTTTCGATAAGATGCCGGTGAAAGATCTTGTTTCGTGGAATGCAATTTTGTCTGGGTGTGTCAATGCCCGACGCATTGAGGAAGCTAACTCCATTTTCAGGGAGATGCCGGTGAGGAGCCTGTTAACGTGGACTGTGATGATATCGGGCTTGGCACAAAATGGTTTTGGAGAAGAAGGTTTGAAGCTATTCAACCAGATGAAGTTAGAGGGACTGGAACCGTGTGATTATGCATATGCTGGAGCAATTGCCTCTTGTTCTGTTCTTGGATCATTAGACAATGGGCAACAACTACACTCTCAGATAATCCAATTAGGTCATGATTCAAGCCTCTCAGTTGGCAATGCACTGATTACAATGTATTCAAGGTGTGGTCTTGTTGAAGCTGCCGATACAGTGTTTCTCACAATGCCGTATGTGGATTCAGTATCCTGGAATGCCATGATTGCAGCTCTTGCACAGCATGGACATGGTGTCCAAGCGATTCAACTTTATGAAAAGATGTTGAAGGAAGATATATTACCTGATAGGATAACTTTTCTCACAATTCTTTCTGCTTGTAGCCATGCAGGTTTGGTCAAAGAGGGACGCCATTATTTTGATACAATGCGTGTTTGTTATGGTATAACCCCAGAAGAGGATCACTATTCTCGTTTGATTGATTTGTTATGTCGTGCTGGTATGTTCTCAGAAGCCAAGAATGTCACTGAATCAATGCCTTTTGAGCCCGGTGCACCAATTTGGGAGGCTCTTCTTGCTGGTTGTTGGATTCATGGGAACATGGAATTAGGTATTCAAGCTGCTGATCGACTCCTAGAGCTTATGCCACAGCAAGATGGAACCTACATAAGCCTTTCCAATATGTATGCTGCTTTAGGTCAGTGGGATGAAGTTGCCAGGGTGAGAAAATTAATGAGGGAGCGAGGGGTTAAGAAGGAACCTGGTTGTAGTTGGATTGAGGTTGAAAACATGGTCCATGTCTTTTTGGTTGATGATGCTGTGCACCCTGAGGTGCATGCAGTGTACAGATATCTGGAGCAACTGGTACATGAAATGAGGAAATTGGGTTATGTTCCTGATACAAAGTTTGTATTACATGATATGGAATCTGAACAAAAGGAATATGCTTTGTCTACTCATAGTGAAAAACTTGCTGTTGTTTATGGAATTATGAAACTCCCTTTGGGAGCTACAATTCGGGTTTTCAAAAATTTGAGGATATGCGGGGACTGCCATAATGCATTCAAGTATATTTCTAAAGTAGTGGACCGAGAGATAATTGTGAGAGATAGGAAGCGGTTTCACCATTTTAGAAATGGTGAATGTTCTTGTAGCAACTACTGGTAG
- the LOC100805375 gene encoding uncharacterized protein — protein sequence MSMDSSSNSVMEDEFESTTLHSAPSFAIYNNLHGDDEITPAEVFKRAIGKSLEATGSGEFSFGSNKMDLIEEEENENNDWSTGIQNLSIEEEDVQPASPPMYLAAGLGVDGDVGFDKFISDDVFNPSLEESEDLVGYYKRMADEYPCHPLVLKKYALLLQSNGDLRGAEEYFLRATMADPNEGEILMQYAKLVWENHHDKDRAMVYFERAVQAAPQDSNVLAAYTTFLWNIEDDENEDGKHEIQSEMETQKAEPVKPSKDESGQEIDGAHTTTANCGEENNVEDYFKKMLDENPNNPLFLKKYAQFLLQSKRDLQVAEDYYSRAIVADPSDGEMISEYAKLVWELHHDQEKASFLFEQAVQATPGDSNVLAAYTCFLWEKDDGES from the exons ATGTCCATGGATAGTTCTTCCAATTCAGTGATGGAGGATGAATTTGAGTCAACAACCTTGCATTCAGCCCCATCATTTGCAATATACAACAACCTTCATGGAGATGATGAAATCACCCCTGCAGAAGTTTTCAAGAGAGCTATTGGAAAGAGTTTGGAAGCCACAGGCAGTGGTGAATTCAGCTTCGGGAGTAACAAGATGGATTTGATtgaggaagaagagaatgagAACAATGATTGGTCAACTGGGATTCAGAATTTGAGTATTGAGGAGGAAGATGTTCAGCCAGCTAGTCCCCCCATGTATCTGGCAGCAGGGCTTGGGGTTGATGGTGATGTAGGATTTGATAAATTTATCAGTGATGATGTATTTAATCCCAGTTTGGAAGAAAGTGAGGATCTTGTAGGGTATTACAAGAGGATGGCTGATGAGTATCCCTGCCACCCTTTGGTTCTCAAAAAGTATGCTCTGCTTTTACAA TCCAATGGAGACCTTCGAGGGGCTGAGGAGTACTTTCTTCGTGCTACTATGGCAGATCCTAATGAAGGTGAAATCTTGATGCAGTATGCGAAGCTGGTGTGGGAAAACCATCATGACAAGGATAGAGCAATGGTCTATTTTGAACGTGCAGTTCAAGCTGCTCCTCAAGACAG CAATGTTCTTGCAGCATATACTACTTTTCTCTGGAATATTGAAGATGATGAGAATGAAGATGGAAAACATGAAATTCAg AGTGAAATGGAAACACAAAAAGCTGAACCTGTAAAGCCCTCCAAAGATGAAAGTGGACAAGAGATTGATGGAGCACATACTACAACAGCTAATTGTGGTGAAGAAAATAATGTTGAAGATTACTTTAAGAAGATGCTTGATGAAAATCCAAACAATCCTTTGTTTCTGAAAAAGTATGCTCAGTTTCTGTTACAG TCCAAGAGAGATCTTCAAGTAGCAGAGGATTACTACTCACGTGCGATAGTAGCTGATCCCAGTGACGGTGAAATGATATCAGAATATGCTAAACTAGTGTGGGAACTTCATCATGATCAGGAAAAAGCTTCGTTTTTATTTGAGCAAGCAGTTCAGGCTACCCCTGGGGATAG CAATGTTCTAGCAGCATATACCTGCTTTCTCTGGGAAAAAGATGATGGGGAAAGCTGA